GAGCAACAGTGAGGGTTCTACGACTAGTTGGAGTATTAATCTGAGAAGCAATCCATCTCTGGTTGGTTCAACTTCAACCACTGCTCAGATTCTCTCGAATGATCTATAAAATTCCCTTCAAGATTAATCACTGTTTTAGCTGTTGGTTATTTCTTTatcattcctttctttttttttttggtaaatgaattGAAAGGGCAAAAAGGATGAAActtgacaagaaaaaaaaaaaatttcccaccCAAATTTGTTCTTATTGTAATGTGTTGCTTTAATTGTTCTTGTACAGCCTTaaaacttttcctttttaacGTCTTTTTAGGTTTTTCTGTTCATCTATTTGATAAGGGAAATAAAAACAGCAGAAAATGCCTCTAGGACTGATCTTAGGGTTGGGAAGGGCAATGCGAAGAAAGAGAACATCTTCCCTTGATATTCTATCTTCAAAACGAGCCCCGAGAGATTACTACAAGGGGAAGAACTGCAAATCCACTGGTTTCCATACTCGCAAAGGTTTGGTACTCCCCTTTCACTTATTTTTATCTGCTATTTGCTATTTCTCCCTTCATCTAGCCCTTCAGATTTTGCTTTCTTTGCCTGGTAGATAGAAATTCTGTCAGGCTTTATTTAGATGTTTAATGGAAGATGATTGATCAGTAATATGAGAAATGTCCTGAAAGTTTGCCACTCTTTAATCTATGGCTTGTAATGAATTAACTTCTCAACAAGGAGACTGTGAGATGTAACTGCAATCACTAGTAACACTGTCTAACGAACTTGAAATCATGGCCGTATctttaggggaaaaaaaaaaagaagggtagtTGACACCGAGGATGCTCCTATACTGGTTAACTTAAACTATGACCTTTCAAGTAATAGTATTACTTCACAGGTATATTGGATAATCAAAATCAAGGATTCCTAAATGCAAACCAAAACTGCTCTTGTAGTCCATCCTAATATTCAAATTCACAGttgaaagaaaactttttatGCTTGAAACACCCTTATCTTTGTTTATGAGGAGCCCTGAGTGGGTACAAACCGGACAATCATTTCTTTGACAAATCCTATTACAATCGATATTTGGGTGTTTAGTTTGAGACTTCAATTGTCTACTTGTGAAATGGCTCAAACAAGATTAATGTCAACATTGAACTGGACAGAATAAGTAGCACCTAATTGCCCACTTCATTCATTCCCCGTGCTATGCATTTAAAAAGTTTAACATAAACGCCAACACATTAGGATtcaaaatgcattattttagggggccaaAAAGTGGGAAACATAAGGATAAGTTGTACTAGAAACATGGTGATGCAATCTGGGGTTCCAAACAAACCTGGTTCGGattgcttatgggcccacccaaggtCTAAATGGGTCAACAACAAAAGATAGTGGCACATATCTCTAAGTTTATGAAGGGAGTGACAATTCTATAATTAACTGGAAATTGAAGGGGTTGTTTGGTAGctaaagaagaaaaggataagGGATCTATATTTATTGATCAGAGGTGAATTTGGAATGAAAGATAAAATTAGGACTAGATAGaataaaggaagaagggaggagtAAGATGGGAAAGAACTTGTTATGGTCACATTTGAAAAAACATCACCACTCTTCTTCTACCTTCAAACAAAACCAGCAGTGGGAGGAGTAGCTTTGAAAGGGAGATCTCTCTCGTTTAGGCAGCAATCAATCTAAAACTTCAGAACTGGGATCCCAATCCACTGCTCTCTAAAACCCACACAATGATGGCTCGAGACAGAACTTAAAAAAACTTGAACAAACCTTTGAAATGAGACCAGGTGGTAACCTCAGGTTCAGGTATCCTTTCAGGCATAAAACTCATGATTGAGTCGCCTAGAGTAGAGGCTTTTACAACCAGAATTttaggaagaaaagaagggtgTAGGAGTTTGATACTAAATCCTAAGAGAACTGTTATACCGCTGAAAACAGGGTATGGAAAAGATGATTTAAGAAACTCAGAAAAGGAAATACAAAGAAGATGAACAATAGGGAGAAAGACCAACCCGCAAAGACGAAGAGATAACCTGCTGGTCTGCGACTCCAATGCCCTGCGAGCAATAGAAGGAAGGGAcaaagtaatgtagtcctaggtggcAAGGAGATCagctaggactacattaagtggtatcaaagccacggATGAGCATGGCAAACCTTTACCAGCAACAACCAATCCTATGGCTGCAATATTTGAGCTGTTTTAGAAGTTCACTGCTGAACAGAAGGCCATATCTGAAGAGATAAGAGCTGAACAGAGGACTATCACTGAAAGGTTGCAACGGATTGAGCAACGACAGGTCAATCCTGTTAGGGACAGCAACCTGCCCATGGAAGAAGACAAGTACCAAGTTCAATCCCAAGTCCACCGAACTCATCGTAGAGGCAGGGAAGACAGGGTCAGGTACAGGGATGACAGAGACAGGCATAGAGAAGATAGATACAGAGACGACAAAGAAGACAGGGATCGACAGAGAACTCCAGAGAATCGTATGAGCTTTGAAGACCATATTAAGTCATACTTTAATGCTGACAATGGTGCTTCCAGTCAAAGATATCATGATGTGCAGAAGGTCAAGCTGGAATTAAAGGAATTTGATGGCAACCATGAGCCCCTGGTATTTTATGATTAGTTGGCTGCATTGGATGATTACTTTGACTGGTATGATTTACCGGAGGAGAGGAAAATAAAACTAGCACGTACTAAGCTAGTAGGACCTGCccgtgagtggtggagaaccaCCAAGGGTGACATGGAATATGATGGTAATGCACCTACCACATGGGCTGAGATGAAGCATGAGTTGAGGAAGAAGTACATGCCCAAGCATTTTAGAACACAACTGCAAGACCAGCTGAACACCCTATGCCAGGGGAACATGACAGTGGCTGAATACATGCAAAAATTTGACTCACTCTCTTCTCGTACTGGCATTAGAGAGAATGAGATTCAGGTATTGTCACGTTTTCATTTGGGACTGAGGTATGAAATCAACAAGGTCGTCGGTATGGCAGATGTGTCTAATGTTAGGGACTGCTTTGAGAAAGCTCTTAAGGCTGAGCGTTTAGCACCACCAGGTAAACGGTTTGGTACTCCTGCtgtcaacaacaacaaaaattttCCAGCACCCAAACCTTTCATTACTGGCTCTTCTACTGTTGGACCTTCCCGTCCGACAGCTCCTCCACAAGTTGGCAACAAGGGTAAAGCCCTTATGGTTAGTACTGACAAAGTCCGATGCTTCCACTGCCAAGACATTGGGAACTATGCCAAGGACTGCCCTCATCGTAGAAAGCTTATTGTTGTTGCTGAAAAGGAAGATCAAGCTGAGGATGATGCAGGGTTGCATCCTTATCCCATGGATGTTGGAGACTATGAAGCTGGATATTATGACAACATGTTGGATGAGGAAGACTCCTATATGGTTTATGTAGTTACTaaagaggtggttgagagcaCTCCACAGGAAATTGttgaccttcaagatgctgtttTTAAAGAGGTACAGCTTGCGCCTCAAGTCTTAGATGAAAAGGTTACCACTGTTGGAGACTCTATGAACATGACATACTTAATTGATATTAATTCAAAGATCGAgtacatagagtttgttatgccactatagttctttgaagagaaaactccacgccttgaagactacatccCTAAAGTCTACAAGCAACCAGAATTCTGCTTAggaatggtcaaagctgctactcacttgttgtttccccctcctcactacaaaattcgaggacgaattttttcaagatggggagagatgatgcaggtttatcaccaaattgggcttctttccctagaaataagtctaaggttgggttatggacatgttgggcctttgatcccatgagttttttatgtaataggccactttaatgggcctaaaatataggTACATAAGTTGCACACGGGATTaaccctatacttagtttattatcatgttttagtgttttaaattgaaccggttgaaccactggtccaatttaagtgattttaaaaTTTCTCTTAGAATAGAATCTTTTTTAACTTAAGTCATATTTAAGGATCCACACCTCTACACGAATTTTAGAGAGGGTGTGTTTTGTAATTAGTCCCAGcttgggatttgggattttctattcCTAAGCTACATAGGAATTTTGGCCTttggccattataaataaaggcaaaccgtggggctcctctttacctcattgtttatgaaatttctctcttgcaagctgctgcttctcttccaGTGTGAAGACtgctttgtgtgtgatcaaagcaaggtgggattggtgtgtgagccaatcaacaccttgtggtgtgaagcccgggtggttcgttggtgggattggagtccgatccaatcgacactctgcggtgtgaagcccgagtggttctcttcaagttctagtttTAAGTTCAAGTTccaaaatccaatttttattcaagctgctgccgatTACTCCCTGCTACTGCAAGTAAGTGTGACAGCATCCTCATCCCCCTACTTCTTCTAAACCCTCTACAGCCCAACCTTaatttcccccttttgtttttttcaattttccataACCTAAATCAcccacagacctaaccctcCAATAGAATTCTtccaaattcaaaccacagctCCCTCATCACACCCCTTCCACTCGATTCTGACCTCTGCCCCCATCCGGCCCTAAAAACCTTAGATTCCTTGTCTCCATTAAATCCCCAGAACCCTAAATTAATGCTAGACAAATCCAACCATTAAAACCTACCCATTCTTTGGCTGAGTGCTCTTCAACATCCCTGGAGAACTTGATCCAAAGCTCTCACCCCATTTCCCATTATATACCCTAGAATCCCTCAGTTtcatcttttcaaaaacccgaaaccctaacttgctgccaCTTGAATTCTCACACTTCCACTCATCAATCCATCACTGGActttcactgatagactcccctacacctatGGAGCATAACCATACCCTCAAACACTAgtctaaccctaaccctaattttgacctaatttcATATTTTACCCCAATCGGACTGCCTGTTTTCAGCAGATCCTGAAGCTTTGGCTCCTAGCTGGTCTCCTTgccacctaggactacattacagaGAAAATAGGACGCTGTTAGAAATGAAGAAGGTAGAGTTAATGGGTGAGAGAAAACAGGGAGAAAGGTTGATAGCTgcaggaggggggggggggggagatccACGACCAACTCTTTGCTTCAATGATACAACTCCAATCACAATTTCGTTCCAATATTCTCTGTCCAACTAGTAGGATTACATgtatataaataagaaagaaatccTACTTAAATAAGAAAACCTACTTTATTTTGGAAGCTAATTCAATTTAAGAAACAAAACAGTTAGTAAATTAACAACTCCTTCGGGGTAATATattaccaaaataaaaccaaagaaaataaaaagatcacATTGCTTATCCCTGCATAAATCTCTACCAGCCCCCTAATGCGAATCGATCTCGAACCAGAAAATAATACCAGTGGGAGATCAATTACAATAGGATTGAATGTATCGGAatgaacagaaacaaaaaaacagaatttatttccttttttttttttttttttggttttacatatgaaagaaaaaaaaaaaaaaagggatatgACTTGGCAATCTCACCTAAGCCCCAGTCAGCATCCCACCAACTATGCAAAGTATATCGCCCTGCAACTGCATCTCATAGTAAGGATCAAAACTAAACGCCACAGTCcattctttcatcttcattgttcttctcttcttgaagGAAATACATGTATTTATAGACTAGCCCAACATTAACAATACAATCCACTAACAAAGCCACCAAACATTGACATAACTCCCACCAAACacacaataaaataatataCTCACATCCATCaaacttataataaaataatgggcaagagatctctacttggtcgcatggtctctatacaagcgtctgggccaatgggcgagcacacctgggtatctacccaggagGCAGATGTGTCATCTCacagtgccctgtgagagggtgtaggaaacaccaccaagtagagatctttttcccagaAACTTGGGACAACCTAAGagagaattaaaaaattataaaaatggtGAAGTTTCCTTGCAACCACTTCATCATGTTAATGAATTTAaggaaacccaaaaacccattaAACTGTGCTTGAACTATAGGAATGCTTATTGAAAAGTTGTATGATACTATTTGAGTGCTTCTTTAAGTcctacaacattttttttttgcaggtgGCTATGTTGTGATGAATGAGAAATTGCCCAACTATGTGGTCCCTGATTTGACTGACTTCAAGGTATTTATTTTCATATCTTGAAAGTTACAgctttttatattttcttgaaATTGTGATAGACACAATAGACATGGTTCTAATTTGGAGTCCATGACGTAAGAGGGGCAAATAGGGAAGTTCAATGTGGGCTCATAAAATTAGGTTTAAATTGACATTGGAAATCCATTTCAGTCTACAATGCCTTTAATATAGGGTCTAACAGTTTGTACTTTGCCTACATTTAGTTACCTGCTTGGTTTTGCTGGATAAGATGTTAGtccagtttttttattttgggggttGAAAATTTGTTGTTTAGTCCAGCTGTCAGAACCACTTGATCGTATTGTTGAAGGCAGCCGAATGGCTTTTAGTTCTTCTTCCTTGGTGGAGATGATATTGGGCagactacaacaacaactcatccttatcccaactaaatggggtcggctacatggatccttttaaAACAGAGTAGGGAAAATTGGGCTCCTCCTAAAGGGAcaagaaagtaagaggaatgaggaataaatgaacaaatgagataagaaaagtgagaatggaaaatgaaagtaagaggaaagaggatagcccaggaaatcaggaaaatctcagctatatGGTGTcgacaacatggatccttgccctcctatggtcatacttggcacaagacccagactatgcatgtcattcacaacctcacctatggtcattttaggcctacccctagctcttttagcttgaatagagctgattggcaaggatccatgtagccgacctcatttagttgggataagtctgagttgttgttgttatattttcttccatttttatttttgtcctcCTTCATTAATTCTCATTTAACCGTTGGATCATATTTTAGATACAAGACAAGCAAGTTAGGATCAGCTTTTGGCCATAATTTTAGCGTCATCGACTGGCTGATTTGGGAGATATTGAATCTACTTTTTTCTGCCCTGTAGCCTTCTTAAGCTAGTTCACTGTGGTTCTGATCTGGTTGTTTTTAGTTCATTAAATCTTACTTTGATTTACTAGAACTCAtcaaaagaaaggggggggggggggaccacaAAAACTAATAGAGCAACAGTATCTGGACAGCCCACTGAGGAAGGCCTTCGTCCTCTACGCCCTTAATTTCTTCCACGTGGCAGGCTGGATTGGCCCCCTGCTTGCACATCAAGTTTCATCCCAAGGGCCACATGGTAAAATGAAGCTTTGAGAATTCAATAAGAAAACTAAATTTCTTTAAAATGTTTTAAAACAAATGGATGGCTACTGGGGAAAATGCCCATATATGGTTGTATATGGTTTAGTTAACTCTTAAATTTGACACGTGTCTTATCCAGACCATACCCAATCTATCCAAAGGGCATAATTGCAACAGCACCTCCTCTCAAAGACTCAAATGGCACAATTTGGTGGCCCATTCACCTAACGTCAAATAAAAAACCAGAAACCTTTGTTTTGGAGAGCTCTCTGTTTGTCAACTAAAGTGAATGTCTGGGCAAGTTTATGTTTCAGAAAATAGCCTGGATTATGCTGAGCTATTTATCCCCCAAATAGCTTAGAGGTGTCGTAGTGTAATGTAATACTTCTCCTGAATCAACCATGACACAGATTATGAGATTCCTGATCATGGCAGCATATTTTCTTATGTATGCATATACTATACTAGGATTGAGAATTCTATGCTTATTTAGAATGGTATACTTGATGCTAACTTTGATATTTCATATATCCATCTCCCATTTGTTTGTATGTACTGATCCAtccttaccttttttttttgttcagcTCAAGCCATATGTATCTCAGTGCCCCATAGATGTGAAAACTACTGAGAACACTGATGCTGCtgctaaataaataaaagatgctaACAGGAAGTTGACATACTTCTCTGATGTTTTAGCTAGAGTTGTCTCAGCTTTTTAAACTTTCTCAAAAAAATAGGGAGATAATGAATTCAGGAAGTGAAACCTGGGAAACCATTTTGTTGTTTTGGCCTCTTATATCAGTTTGCTATTTGATGTCAAACAATGTTATTTCCATATAGGGTAAAGGGTCGGCGTCTCAGAAGACTATTTGAATAGACTTCATACACACTGTTCACTTAATGAGAGAGTGTTTGTGAGATACCCCTCTCCcattctttcctcttttttttggtggattttttaTTAAGTGGGAGTTGGAAAAAGGATCCTCACCCATTCTCACTAAACTAAAAGAGGCAAAGGTGGGGAGTCTTTGTAGACCTTATGTGGTATGTTTGTAAGATGAACTTCATGCTGTCTGAAGAAAAATTGGAGGTTCTAATTCACTCCATGTATTGAACAGAAGTCAAGTGTAGCTATTAAAGAGAGTTTAAACTGCATTTCATTCTCGATTTCCAGATTCCTTTTATCATCTACCCGGATTTACCTATTATGTTTAGTTTGTTTGGTTAACCTAGTGGATAAATTGCACACAATACAATGAATTCACTTACCATACTTCATTGATGCATGagatcttcccccccccccccccctactaaaaaaaaaaaaaagttggaaaaaacaaagaattagAAGAATAGCCCATTATAAACTTCATTGTGCAACATGCCATGTGAGAATACGTCAGTGAGTCCGTGTGATAGAGGATCCCACCTTTTTTTCGTTGAAAGTTTCAATCTAAAACGCttaggtgggtagtcgaaagggagagagagaacatatATATGAGAAGATATCTATCACATGAACTCACCTATGTAATAGACGAGACGTGTAACCATTTTAAATCACTAGGCTCAAAGAAGAGCAACTGTGAGGACAACCCAACCCTTCCTAGCTTGACGTCCATTAATGAAAAACCTTCCCCTCCCTTTCAGAAGAGGGGAGAATTCCCTCCTCATAATATCCCTTATTTTCTCCGAACTACTAGAAGAGATTCATAAATTCTTAATAATAatatacttcttttttttttttttttgggtaaaataataatactatacTTCAATATTATGTAGTATTGGTAGGTGATTCCATTAATTAAACCAATGTTTGTCGTTTTGTTCTTTCTCCTACTTCTTTCAATCGTGAAATTTATCCTAATTTTCATCTTTGATGACTGTGTCAAGACTCAAGACCGTCAATTGCCGTGGTGTTACGTTCTTCACTGCGTACTATTCACGTTGCCccagacacagagagagagaggtt
The sequence above is a segment of the Telopea speciosissima isolate NSW1024214 ecotype Mountain lineage chromosome 7, Tspe_v1, whole genome shotgun sequence genome. Coding sequences within it:
- the LOC122666721 gene encoding 39S ribosomal protein L41-A, mitochondrial-like; this encodes MPLGLILGLGRAMRRKRTSSLDILSSKRAPRDYYKGKNCKSTGFHTRKGGYVVMNEKLPNYVVPDLTDFKLKPYVSQCPIDVKTTENTDAAAK